One region of Deinococcus aerius genomic DNA includes:
- a CDS encoding nuclear transport factor 2 family protein gives MTVERSRTGPAIFDFADHPDISDFEQAAGTGRRQPLAGFDAGYTDIVDYIVRCTHKIWEEKAIGLIYTHYAHNVILHTSFGVTYGREAVVRNTLQSQAGFTSGRGYADDVIWGGDETRGFYTSHRVRGSSVNTGPTLHGPPTFRRSARWGIADCFIRENRIVEEWLFHDGASSLRQMGYDPVVLAKRAVLRGGPHTRGEVDRLPTGQQAPAFLDVPGGEADPPGFIAALLHNLWNARLVNMVRDHYAPGLVAYVPGERKLYGYGEYENFVITLLASFPDLALTADHQCVLGDERRGFRVATRFTLQGTHEGYGPYGAPTGRRVFLIGASHHVIQGGRVTREWTLFDEFALLTQLHARQEAQQ, from the coding sequence CGGGAGGCGACAACCGCTGGCGGGCTTCGATGCCGGTTACACGGACATCGTGGACTACATCGTGCGGTGTACCCACAAAATTTGGGAGGAAAAGGCCATCGGCCTGATCTACACCCACTACGCGCACAACGTCATCCTGCACACCTCGTTCGGCGTGACTTATGGGCGCGAGGCGGTGGTGCGGAACACCCTGCAAAGCCAGGCGGGCTTCACGAGTGGACGCGGGTACGCCGACGACGTGATCTGGGGCGGCGACGAGACAAGGGGCTTTTACACCTCCCACCGCGTGCGCGGCTCGTCCGTCAACACCGGCCCGACCCTGCACGGCCCGCCCACCTTCCGCCGGTCGGCGCGCTGGGGCATCGCGGACTGCTTCATCCGGGAGAACCGCATCGTGGAGGAGTGGCTCTTCCACGACGGGGCGAGCAGCCTGCGGCAGATGGGGTACGACCCGGTGGTTCTGGCGAAAAGGGCGGTGCTTCGGGGCGGGCCACACACGCGCGGCGAGGTGGACCGCCTTCCGACGGGCCAGCAGGCCCCCGCCTTTCTGGACGTACCGGGTGGAGAAGCGGACCCGCCGGGCTTTATTGCCGCCCTCCTGCACAACCTCTGGAACGCCCGCCTCGTCAATATGGTGCGCGACCATTACGCGCCCGGTCTCGTGGCCTACGTCCCGGGGGAGCGCAAGCTGTACGGGTATGGCGAGTACGAGAACTTCGTCATTACGCTGCTTGCCAGTTTTCCCGACCTGGCGCTGACGGCGGACCATCAATGCGTGTTGGGTGACGAGCGGCGGGGCTTCCGGGTCGCCACCCGCTTCACGTTGCAAGGGACGCACGAGGGCTACGGCCCCTACGGCGCCCCGACCGGACGGCGCGTCTTCCTGATCGGGGCCAGCCATCACGTCATCCAGGGCGGCAGGGTCACCCGGGAGTGGACGCTCTTCGACGAATTCGCCCTGCTCACCCAGCTCCACGCCCGCCAGGAGGCCCAGCAGTGA
- a CDS encoding carbon-nitrogen hydrolase family protein, which translates to MARVLPLAAVQEAPCPADAPLSLFANHVQALTAAFPQTRLIVYPELHLFGTEGPLRREMLLDMAEPLSGPRMAALGELAGDLGVWLVPGSVCERGPGGQLFNTAVALSPEGQLAASYRKVFPWRPYEPFAPGDRFVTFDLPGVGRAGFSICYDAWFPEVTRHLAWMGAEVVLNLVKTTTCDRAQEVILARANAIVNQVFVVSVNCAGPVGTGRSLVVDPEGIVRAETVGAEQTVLTHVLDLDHVPRARQYGTVGLTRPWEQFQPGDPSLPLPLYGGSIAPERWHPASPEGPRVVEGRAE; encoded by the coding sequence ATGGCGAGGGTTCTGCCGCTGGCCGCCGTGCAGGAGGCCCCATGTCCCGCTGACGCGCCGCTGAGCCTGTTCGCAAACCATGTTCAGGCGCTGACGGCGGCCTTTCCGCAGACGCGGCTCATCGTCTACCCCGAACTCCACCTGTTCGGAACGGAGGGGCCCCTGAGGCGGGAGATGCTGCTGGACATGGCCGAGCCGCTCTCCGGCCCGCGCATGGCGGCCCTGGGAGAACTGGCGGGGGACCTGGGTGTGTGGCTGGTGCCGGGCAGCGTGTGCGAGCGGGGCCCTGGGGGGCAACTCTTCAACACCGCCGTCGCCCTCTCACCCGAGGGACAACTCGCCGCGTCGTATCGCAAGGTCTTTCCCTGGCGCCCGTACGAGCCCTTCGCCCCGGGCGACCGCTTCGTGACCTTCGACCTGCCCGGAGTCGGGCGGGCGGGCTTCTCCATCTGCTACGACGCCTGGTTCCCGGAGGTCACCCGCCACCTCGCCTGGATGGGCGCCGAGGTGGTGCTCAACCTCGTGAAGACGACGACCTGCGACCGCGCCCAGGAGGTGATCCTGGCGCGGGCGAACGCCATCGTCAATCAGGTGTTCGTGGTGAGCGTGAACTGCGCCGGGCCGGTGGGGACGGGTCGCAGCCTCGTCGTGGACCCGGAGGGGATCGTCCGGGCCGAGACGGTCGGGGCAGAGCAAACCGTCCTGACCCATGTGCTCGACCTCGATCACGTTCCGCGCGCTCGGCAGTACGGCACGGTGGGACTGACCCGGCCCTGGGAGCAGTTTCAGCCCGGCGACCCGTCCCTGCCCTTGCCGCTGTACGGGGGAAGCATCGCCCCGGAGCGGTGGCACCCGGCCTCCCCGGAAGGACCCCGGGTGGTGGAGGGACGTGCCGAATGA
- a CDS encoding ester cyclase yields MSSKPASEHEERARLTVDERDLGPQMAPVVAGRRQSLEGFEADYTDIVDYIIRCTHKIWEDKAVGLIYTHYAHNTPVHLSDAEFYGRDQVVENTVRTLAAFPDLRLFGDEVIWSGNDRDGFHSSHRVTWSGHNLGHSIYGPPTGRRVQRREIAHCVVRRGRIVEEWIVHDETALIRQLGLDEVELARTLARMEAELGWQSPGDLVGEVPRLPGQGHPPVQLDGDPRDPDALPGLLYGLVWNARMLNYLAEYYAPNAVVWVPGNRRLEGHGDLTAYVLGLLAAFPDGAMSVDHVAWIGSEAQGYKVAARWTFQGTHGGPGPYGPPTGRRVRVLGISHFEVRGGRIEREYMVWDEFALLKQVYRPG; encoded by the coding sequence ATGTCATCGAAGCCAGCCAGTGAGCACGAGGAACGCGCCCGGCTCACGGTGGACGAACGCGACCTCGGGCCCCAGATGGCCCCGGTGGTGGCCGGGCGGCGGCAGAGCCTGGAAGGCTTCGAGGCCGATTACACCGACATCGTGGACTACATCATCCGGTGTACCCACAAGATCTGGGAGGACAAGGCGGTCGGCCTGATCTACACCCACTACGCGCACAACACCCCGGTCCACCTCTCGGACGCCGAGTTCTACGGGCGCGATCAGGTCGTCGAGAACACCGTGCGGACGCTGGCGGCCTTTCCCGACCTGCGCCTCTTCGGCGACGAGGTGATCTGGAGCGGCAACGACCGGGATGGCTTTCACTCCTCGCACCGGGTCACCTGGAGCGGGCACAACCTCGGCCACAGCATCTACGGCCCGCCCACCGGGAGACGGGTGCAGCGCCGCGAGATCGCCCACTGCGTCGTGCGCCGGGGCCGCATCGTGGAGGAGTGGATCGTCCACGACGAGACCGCGCTGATCCGCCAGCTCGGGCTCGATGAGGTCGAACTCGCCCGCACCCTCGCCCGGATGGAGGCAGAACTGGGGTGGCAGAGTCCCGGTGACCTCGTCGGCGAGGTGCCCCGGCTGCCCGGCCAGGGCCACCCACCCGTCCAGCTCGACGGCGACCCCCGCGACCCGGACGCGCTGCCGGGCCTACTCTACGGGCTGGTCTGGAACGCGCGGATGCTGAATTACCTGGCCGAGTATTACGCGCCGAACGCCGTGGTCTGGGTGCCCGGCAACCGCCGCCTGGAGGGGCACGGCGACCTCACCGCCTACGTGCTGGGGCTGCTGGCCGCCTTTCCCGACGGGGCGATGAGTGTGGACCACGTCGCCTGGATAGGGAGCGAGGCGCAGGGGTACAAGGTCGCGGCGCGCTGGACCTTTCAGGGGACCCACGGTGGGCCGGGACCCTATGGCCCCCCCACGGGGCGGCGGGTGCGGGTGCTGGGAATCAGCCACTTCGAGGTGCGCGGTGGGCGCATCGAGCGCGAGTACATGGTCTGGGACGAGTTCGCCCTGCTCAAGCAGGTGTACCGGCCCGGGTGA
- the hisD gene encoding histidinol dehydrogenase translates to MEYFKQAAPQPPSVNQEIRDTVSRILSDVEREGLVAVRRYSEQFDGHSPPSFRMSQEEIARVTSEVEDSVARAIDFSLEQVKGFAALQRRTLVDFEAETLPGVTIGQKQIPVNAVGAYIPGGRYPITAAPAMTIGVPKAAGVPRVVACAPVQRGTGRINPSQLYGIVQSGADEIYTIGGAQAMAAMAFGLEGSPPLEAVDMLVGAGNAYVAEAKRQLFGVVGIDLLAGPTEICILADDSADPELVAADLLAQAEHGVNSQSVLITTSRPLAEAVTREIERQLAGLPTADAAGASWRDYGEIILVESDEEMARVSDRVASEHLEVQTRDPDWFLARLTNYGSLFLGRNAAVAYADKGIGTNHVLPTSRAARYTGGLWVGKFIKTVTWQRVADAANATVAPPFITMADTEGMVGHADSMRLRLRGASGD, encoded by the coding sequence ATGGAGTATTTCAAGCAGGCCGCCCCCCAGCCGCCTTCGGTCAATCAGGAAATCCGCGACACCGTTTCGCGCATCCTCTCCGACGTGGAGCGTGAGGGCCTGGTCGCCGTCCGGCGCTACAGCGAGCAGTTCGACGGCCACAGCCCACCTTCCTTCCGCATGTCTCAGGAGGAGATTGCCCGGGTCACCTCGGAGGTCGAGGATTCCGTGGCCCGCGCCATTGACTTCAGCCTGGAGCAGGTCAAGGGTTTCGCCGCGTTGCAGCGCCGCACGCTGGTGGACTTCGAGGCGGAGACCTTGCCCGGCGTGACCATCGGGCAGAAGCAGATTCCGGTGAACGCGGTGGGGGCGTACATTCCGGGAGGGCGCTATCCCATCACGGCGGCCCCGGCGATGACGATTGGCGTGCCGAAAGCGGCGGGGGTGCCCCGAGTTGTGGCATGCGCGCCCGTTCAGCGCGGCACCGGGCGCATCAATCCCTCCCAGCTCTATGGCATCGTGCAGAGCGGGGCCGACGAGATCTACACCATCGGGGGCGCGCAGGCGATGGCGGCGATGGCTTTCGGGCTGGAGGGCAGCCCACCCCTGGAGGCCGTGGACATGCTCGTGGGTGCGGGCAACGCCTACGTCGCCGAGGCCAAGCGGCAACTCTTCGGGGTGGTGGGGATTGACCTGCTGGCCGGGCCCACCGAAATCTGCATCCTGGCCGACGACTCCGCCGACCCGGAACTCGTGGCCGCTGACCTGCTGGCCCAGGCGGAGCACGGGGTCAACTCGCAGTCGGTCCTGATTACCACCTCGCGCCCACTCGCCGAGGCCGTCACGCGCGAGATCGAGCGACAGCTCGCGGGCCTGCCCACCGCCGACGCCGCCGGGGCTTCCTGGCGCGACTACGGCGAGATCATCCTGGTCGAGTCCGACGAGGAGATGGCGCGGGTGTCCGACCGGGTGGCCTCCGAGCACCTGGAGGTGCAGACCCGCGATCCCGACTGGTTCCTCGCGCGGCTCACGAACTACGGCTCGCTCTTCCTGGGGCGGAACGCGGCGGTGGCCTACGCGGACAAGGGCATCGGCACGAACCACGTCCTGCCCACGAGCCGGGCGGCCCGGTACACGGGCGGCCTGTGGGTCGGCAAGTTCATCAAGACCGTCACCTGGCAGCGGGTCGCGGACGCGGCCAACGCGACAGTCGCCCCGCCCTTCATCACGATGGCCGACACGGAGGGGATGGTCGGCCACGCGGACTCCATGCGCCTGAGACTCCGCGGGGCGTCTGGGGACTGA
- a CDS encoding ester cyclase, with amino-acid sequence MTDDIQPLPVFDFADRPDIADFERAANTGRRQPLRGFDADYTDIVDYIVRCTHKIWEEKAIGLIYTHYAHNAVVHSPAGVFYGRETVVRNTLQNQAIWGDLRAYADDVIWGGNEDEGYYSSHRHVNTATHTGYTEFGPPTGRKILYWGIADCLIRENRIVEEWLTHDGVTIVKQMGYDPLSLAKQAVLPATLHTHGEIDRLPTGQQAPEFAPVPNADGDPQGFIRAVWQNLWNARLVNMVREHYAPGLVAFLPDARKLYGYGDYENFVITLMACFPDLAVTVDHQCVLGDERRGYRVATRSTFQGTHEGYGPYGAPTGRRVSMIVISHHTIQGGRVVKEWTVFDEFALLKQLHGRIGGASDSGPDVIEASQ; translated from the coding sequence GTGACTGACGACATCCAGCCACTTCCCGTCTTCGATTTCGCCGACCGGCCGGACATCGCCGACTTCGAGCGTGCGGCCAATACCGGGCGCAGACAGCCGCTGCGGGGCTTCGATGCCGACTACACCGACATTGTGGACTACATCGTGCGGTGTACCCACAAGATCTGGGAAGAAAAGGCCATCGGGCTGATCTACACGCATTACGCGCATAACGCGGTGGTGCATAGCCCCGCTGGCGTGTTCTACGGGCGCGAGACGGTGGTGAGAAACACCCTCCAGAATCAGGCGATCTGGGGCGACCTGCGGGCCTACGCGGACGACGTGATCTGGGGCGGCAACGAGGACGAGGGGTATTACAGCTCCCACCGCCACGTCAACACCGCCACGCACACCGGCTACACCGAGTTCGGGCCGCCGACGGGCCGCAAGATCCTGTACTGGGGCATTGCCGATTGCCTGATCCGCGAGAACCGGATCGTGGAGGAGTGGCTGACCCATGACGGCGTGACCATCGTGAAGCAGATGGGGTATGACCCGCTGAGCCTGGCAAAACAGGCCGTCCTGCCCGCCACGCTCCACACCCACGGCGAGATAGACCGCCTGCCTACGGGTCAGCAGGCACCGGAATTCGCGCCCGTGCCGAACGCTGACGGGGACCCGCAGGGCTTCATCCGGGCCGTCTGGCAGAACCTGTGGAATGCACGGCTCGTCAACATGGTGCGCGAGCACTACGCCCCCGGCCTCGTCGCCTTCCTGCCCGACGCGCGTAAGCTGTACGGCTACGGCGACTACGAGAACTTCGTGATCACGCTGATGGCCTGCTTTCCCGATCTGGCGGTCACCGTGGATCACCAATGCGTGCTGGGCGACGAGCGGCGCGGCTACCGGGTGGCGACCCGCTCCACCTTCCAGGGCACCCACGAGGGGTACGGGCCGTACGGCGCCCCCACCGGGCGGCGCGTCTCCATGATCGTGATCAGCCACCACACCATCCAGGGCGGCAGGGTCGTGAAGGAATGGACGGTCTTTGACGAGTTCGCGCTTCTCAAACAACTGCATGGGCGGATCGGGGGTGCCAGTGACAGCGGACCGGATGTCATCGAAGCCAGCCAGTGA